From Phragmites australis chromosome 5, lpPhrAust1.1, whole genome shotgun sequence, a single genomic window includes:
- the LOC133917370 gene encoding auxin-responsive protein SAUR71-like: protein MKRLLRRLSRSFAAAEDGHTVAGVAMAAHRRRQLRPKKDRAAGSLPEGHVPVCVGEEGGPVERFAVRAELLGEPAFAALLRQAAQEYGYGHPGALRIPCPVAEFRRLLLRLSDDPAAAACRRMLAR from the coding sequence ATGAAGCGCCTGCTCAGGCGGCTCTCCCGCAGCTTTGCGGCGGCCGAGGACGGCCACACGGTGGCGGGGGTGGCCATGGCGGCACACAGACGCAGGCAGCTCCGGCCGAAGAAGGACAGGGCGGCCGGCAGTCTGCCGGAGGGGCACGTGCCAGTGTGCGTGGGCGAGGAGGGCGGGCCCGTCGAGCGCTTCGCCGTGCGCGCCGAGCTGCTGGGCGAGCCGGCCTTCGCGGCGCTGCTCCGCCAAGCCGCGCAGGAGTACGGCTACGGCCACCCCGGCGCCCTCCGCATCCCCTGCCCCGTCGCCGAGTTCCGACGCCTCCTGCTCCGTCTCTCCGACgaccctgccgccgccgcctgccgcCGGATGCTAGCCCGCTAG